A DNA window from Poseidonibacter antarcticus contains the following coding sequences:
- a CDS encoding phospholipase D family protein, which produces MKFLTTTGLNFYLENILKNAKDKIVLITPYIKIHDKIKNILKQQKSNGVEITIVCREEKNIDSFADYVSKIYVNKDLHAKCYFNESEAIITSLNLYEFSQVNNREMGIYINTNIRSDISLYADLSNESESLIQESIRVQIVKETQTKCTEAVIRIINVKIVKGKTLCKYWNDDMQSIVTTKGEFIAELPNKRNKNGYEWKKEINKELKEDEYRTESHSGFTWLYKSLRN; this is translated from the coding sequence ATGAAATTTTTAACTACAACAGGATTAAATTTCTACCTGGAAAATATTTTAAAAAATGCCAAAGATAAAATAGTTTTAATTACTCCTTACATTAAAATTCATGACAAAATTAAAAATATTCTCAAACAACAGAAAAGTAATGGAGTAGAGATTACTATTGTATGTAGAGAAGAAAAAAATATAGATTCCTTTGCTGACTATGTAAGTAAGATATATGTAAATAAAGATCTTCATGCTAAGTGCTATTTTAACGAATCAGAAGCAATTATAACAAGTCTTAATCTTTATGAGTTTAGTCAGGTTAATAATAGAGAAATGGGTATTTATATAAATACAAATATTAGAAGTGATATATCACTTTATGCTGATTTATCTAATGAATCAGAATCATTAATACAAGAATCGATACGAGTTCAAATAGTTAAAGAAACTCAAACTAAATGTACAGAAGCTGTCATAAGAATTATTAATGTAAAGATAGTAAAAGGTAAAACATTATGTAAATATTGGAATGATGATATGCAATCTATAGTAACAACTAAAGGTGAGTTTATTGCCGAATTACCTAATAAAAGAAATAAAAATGGCTATGAATGGAAAAAAGAAATTAATAAAGAACTAAAAGAAGATGAATATAGAACAGAAAGTCATTCTGGTTTTACTTGGCTCTATAAATCTTTAAGAAACTAA